AGCCAGCAGTACGGGCATGTTTTTATCAAACGAGCTGTTGCGAAAATGCTGGTCCATGCTGCGGGCACCCTGCAGTAGTTGCGCAAAATTGTTGTAGCCAATGGTGAGGGCAATGCTCAGGCCAATGGCACTCCATAAGCTGTAGCGGCCGCCCACCCAATCCCAAAAAGCAAACATGTTGCTGGGGTGAATACCAAATGCTGTGACGGCCTTTTCATTGGTGCTGAGGGCAGCAAAATGTTTGGCTACAAAAGCTTCATCTTTCGCATGCTCCAGAAACCAACTGCGGGCAGTGTGAGCATTCGTCATGGTTTCCTGCGTGGTAAAGGTTTTGCTGGCTACCAAAAACAGCGTTTCATCGGGCGTTACTTTTTTCAAGGTTTCCGCCATGTGCGTACCGTCGATGTTGCTTACAAAATAGGTTTGTATGCCGGGTACCCAGTAAGGCTTCAATGCTTCGGTTACCATTACGGGGCCAAGGTCGCTGCCACCAATACCAATGTTCACAATGTATTTGATAGGCTTGCCGGTGTAACCTTTCCATTCACCACTATGGATGCGTTGGCAAAAGGCTTCCATTTGTTGCAGCACGGCATGAACTTGCGGTACCACATTTTCGCCCTGTGCAGTAAACGTATCCGTAGGGTTGGAGCGAAGGGCCACATGCAGTACGCTGCGGTTTTCGGTATGGTTGATGGCTTCGCCGCCAAACATGGCTTCAATGGCTTGTGGGAGTCCACATTCATTGGCCAGTTGCTGCAGCAGCGCCATCGTTTCTTCAGTAATGATGTTTTTAGAATAGTCGAGCAACACATCGCCTTCGCTGAGGCTAAACTGTTGAAAACGGTCGGGCGTTTGTGCAAACAGGTCTTTGATGTGCAGCTGCTTCATGCGTTGTGCATGCGTGGCCAGCTGTTGCCATGCCTGCGTATCGGTTGGAGCTATTTTCGGGAACATAGATTGCTTGTGTTTTGCTGGTGATTTGCGGCCGCAAGTTAGCCAGAAATGCCAACTGCCGCCTGATGTAACTCATGTTTCGGTAAATGGCTTACGCTGGCATTTGCTGCAGTATGTCGCACAGTGTATCGGTGTCGGCATCGCTTACACCCAAGTGAAACACAAACCGTATGCTCTGCGAACTGATGGCGAGGCAACGCACATCCAGCTCTTGCAATTGCAGCACCAACTTGGCGGCGGGCATGGCATCGGTAGTGTTGAAAATGAGGATATTGGTTTCTACTGGCAGCACTTCTTTTACCCAGCTCTTGCTTTGCAATACCTGCGCTACGGCTGCCGCATGGGCATGGTCTTTGGCCAGCAGCGGCAAATGATTGTTGACGGCATAAATGCCTGCAGCGGCCAGATAACCGGCCTGCCGCATGCCGCCACCCAGCACCTTGCGGATGCG
The Phnomibacter ginsenosidimutans genome window above contains:
- the pgi gene encoding glucose-6-phosphate isomerase — protein: MFPKIAPTDTQAWQQLATHAQRMKQLHIKDLFAQTPDRFQQFSLSEGDVLLDYSKNIITEETMALLQQLANECGLPQAIEAMFGGEAINHTENRSVLHVALRSNPTDTFTAQGENVVPQVHAVLQQMEAFCQRIHSGEWKGYTGKPIKYIVNIGIGGSDLGPVMVTEALKPYWVPGIQTYFVSNIDGTHMAETLKKVTPDETLFLVASKTFTTQETMTNAHTARSWFLEHAKDEAFVAKHFAALSTNEKAVTAFGIHPSNMFAFWDWVGGRYSLWSAIGLSIALTIGYNNFAQLLQGARSMDQHFRNSSFDKNMPVLLALIGLWYTNFFDAASEAILPYDQYLHRFAAYFQQGNMESNGKTTDRNGNRVTYSTGPIIWGEPGTNGQHAFYQLIHQGTQLIPCDFIAPAISHNPIGDHHEKLLSNFFAQTEALMNGKTAEACAAENVPAELIPFKVFEGNKPTNSILVKQITPFVLGQLIAMYEHKIFVQGVIWNIYSFDQWGVELGKQLANKILPELKDANSINSHDSSTNGLINAFKNWRKG